One stretch of Rosistilla oblonga DNA includes these proteins:
- a CDS encoding TIGR03009 domain-containing protein, which yields MMRLIRSIGLLGLLFAATCPAQQPATGQPARPGTSNAAAGAPAAQPFPALTAEQQNRLDQLLKAWESSSNSTKRLSASFKRWQFRPLQAPKEIHASWARGEVKYQAPAQGMYRVEEMLFFTGFDEQKAPIYKKQANQPGDWWVCTGKELLEFDRANKKCEILELPPEMQGTQIVSSPLPFVFNLNAQEMKDRYWLQELPPKEQGEYWLEAWPKHQKDRAEFLKVMIIIDAKQFLPKALVLFPPNFDQRNNPERDVYEFTDVQRNGNLFSKAMEGIFGQNFIDVTPPSDWKIIRNKFNPGPPPKMAQEQGNMQPGQAPQSR from the coding sequence ATGATGCGTTTGATTCGATCGATTGGCCTCTTGGGCCTCCTGTTTGCGGCAACGTGTCCGGCGCAACAGCCTGCCACGGGACAGCCAGCTCGTCCCGGTACCTCTAACGCAGCGGCCGGTGCTCCAGCAGCACAGCCCTTCCCCGCGCTGACTGCCGAGCAACAAAATCGATTGGACCAGCTGCTCAAAGCTTGGGAATCATCGAGCAATTCGACGAAGCGGTTGTCGGCTAGTTTTAAGCGATGGCAGTTCCGCCCGTTGCAAGCGCCCAAAGAAATCCATGCCAGCTGGGCTCGTGGCGAAGTCAAATACCAAGCTCCCGCGCAAGGCATGTACCGGGTCGAGGAGATGTTGTTCTTCACCGGCTTCGACGAACAAAAAGCACCGATTTACAAAAAACAAGCGAATCAACCGGGCGATTGGTGGGTTTGTACAGGCAAGGAGCTGCTGGAATTTGATCGCGCCAACAAGAAGTGCGAGATCTTAGAACTGCCCCCCGAAATGCAAGGGACTCAGATCGTTTCCAGCCCGCTGCCGTTTGTCTTCAACCTGAACGCTCAAGAGATGAAGGACCGGTATTGGCTCCAAGAATTGCCCCCAAAAGAACAGGGGGAGTATTGGTTGGAAGCGTGGCCCAAACATCAAAAGGACCGCGCTGAATTCTTGAAGGTGATGATCATTATCGATGCAAAACAATTCCTTCCCAAAGCCTTGGTGCTGTTCCCACCGAACTTTGACCAACGCAACAATCCCGAACGCGACGTCTATGAATTCACCGACGTGCAGCGAAACGGGAACCTGTTCTCCAAAGCGATGGAGGGCATTTTTGGCCAGAACTTCATCGATGTTACTCCTCCCTCGGATTGGAAGATCATTCGCAACAAGTTCAACCCTGGACCGCCGCCGAAGATGGCGCAAGAGCAGGGAAACATGCAGCCCGGGCAAGCTCCACAAAGCCGCTAG
- a CDS encoding DUF6655 family protein, producing MSARLESRCRVATLFWALAISLLIGCGTTKSRTATDQLLLSDAVDRSVSAIDFRPLTGKKVYLDTTYLSAVKGTLFVNSDYIISSLRQQIIAAGCLLEEDRKTAELIIEARVGTLGADGHMVSYGIPASNALATAASLVAEAAPVPTIPEISFAKRESNEASAKIAAFAYDRETRQAVWQSGISRSESNSRETWILGAGPFESGSVRENTRLAGRELPFDGTEDSLQSSDSQPVRPPVDLNMQARFEDGYPIVPGAPPQPDLMNESSEAVVLDASQGGELKTVSFEEAAKAAESANASDAAKPGDGPKDKPKKK from the coding sequence ATGTCAGCTCGCCTCGAATCTCGCTGTCGTGTCGCAACGCTGTTCTGGGCGTTGGCGATTTCGTTGTTAATTGGATGTGGAACCACCAAGTCGCGGACTGCGACCGATCAATTGTTGTTGTCCGACGCCGTCGACCGCAGCGTATCAGCAATCGACTTCCGCCCGCTGACGGGAAAAAAAGTCTATCTCGATACGACTTATCTCTCGGCGGTCAAGGGAACGTTGTTCGTCAACTCCGACTACATCATCAGTTCGTTGCGGCAGCAGATCATCGCCGCGGGCTGTCTGTTGGAAGAAGATCGCAAAACGGCGGAACTGATCATCGAAGCTCGAGTCGGGACGCTCGGTGCCGATGGACATATGGTCAGCTACGGGATCCCGGCCAGCAACGCGTTGGCGACCGCTGCGTCTTTGGTTGCCGAAGCGGCTCCGGTCCCCACGATTCCGGAGATCTCTTTTGCGAAGCGCGAATCGAACGAAGCCTCCGCAAAAATCGCCGCGTTCGCCTACGACCGCGAAACCCGTCAAGCCGTCTGGCAGTCGGGGATTTCGCGCAGCGAATCGAATTCCCGCGAAACATGGATCTTGGGTGCCGGTCCGTTTGAAAGCGGCAGCGTTCGCGAAAACACGCGTTTGGCCGGGCGTGAGCTGCCGTTCGACGGCACTGAAGACAGCCTCCAAAGCAGCGATTCCCAGCCTGTGCGTCCCCCGGTCGACCTCAACATGCAAGCTCGATTCGAAGACGGATATCCGATCGTCCCCGGTGCGCCACCGCAACCCGATCTGATGAACGAATCGAGCGAAGCGGTCGTTTTGGACGCATCCCAAGGGGGAGAACTGAAGACGGTCTCCTTTGAAGAGGCGGCCAAAGCCGCCGAATCCGCCAATGCTTCCGACGCGGCCAAGCCGGGCGATGGCCCCAAAGATAAACCAAAGAAGAAATAG
- a CDS encoding glycosyltransferase family 9 protein, with protein MSDKPYNLLITRLSAIGDCIATLPMAAAIKAAMPNARITWAVSCAARQLLEICPDVDRVVSVPKRYLRTPSDLMAMRRQLREQPLDCVLDPQSLTKSAALGWMSNAPLRIGFAKPRGRELAPWMNTVSVDSDPELHVIDAQAELLRPLDIVPGKPQFNLNIPNDVSQWAQQHVMESVGDPNPVIMNPGAGWDSKMWPAERFGQVAAWLRNEHKIPTLIVWAGQRERELAEQIRQVSGDAAVLAADTSLVQLAAVLKQAKLFLSSDTGPMHLAVAVGTRCVTLHGPTRPELSGPYGPEHISIQKARFDGTSRQRRSADNWSMRAIEVVDVCAGLTQMLSRSSRAAA; from the coding sequence ATGTCAGACAAACCCTACAATCTTTTGATCACGCGTTTGTCGGCGATCGGCGACTGCATCGCGACTCTGCCGATGGCCGCGGCGATCAAGGCGGCGATGCCTAACGCTAGGATCACGTGGGCGGTTTCCTGCGCGGCCCGGCAACTACTCGAGATCTGCCCCGATGTCGATCGCGTGGTCTCCGTCCCCAAACGCTATCTCCGCACCCCAAGCGATCTGATGGCGATGCGTCGACAGCTGCGCGAGCAACCGCTGGACTGCGTTCTCGATCCGCAAAGCCTTACCAAAAGCGCCGCCTTGGGCTGGATGAGCAATGCGCCGCTGCGGATCGGATTCGCAAAACCACGAGGCCGCGAACTGGCCCCTTGGATGAACACCGTCTCCGTCGACAGCGATCCCGAACTTCACGTGATCGACGCCCAAGCCGAACTGCTGCGACCGCTGGACATCGTGCCGGGCAAGCCGCAGTTCAACCTGAACATTCCCAACGACGTCAGCCAATGGGCCCAACAGCATGTAATGGAATCCGTCGGCGATCCCAATCCTGTAATCATGAATCCTGGAGCCGGATGGGACAGCAAGATGTGGCCGGCGGAACGGTTTGGCCAGGTCGCGGCGTGGCTCCGCAACGAACACAAAATTCCGACCCTGATCGTTTGGGCGGGCCAACGCGAACGCGAATTGGCCGAACAGATCCGCCAGGTTTCCGGTGACGCCGCGGTATTGGCAGCCGACACGTCGCTGGTCCAGTTGGCGGCGGTATTGAAACAGGCGAAGCTGTTTCTCAGCAGCGACACCGGGCCGATGCATCTTGCTGTCGCCGTCGGCACACGCTGTGTCACGCTGCACGGTCCGACGCGGCCGGAGTTGTCGGGACCTTACGGCCCCGAACATATTTCGATCCAAAAGGCTCGCTTCGACGGCACCAGTCGGCAACGGCGATCGGCCGACAACTGGTCGATGCGTGCGATCGAAGTCGTCGACGTCTGCGCCGGCTTGACGCAAATGCTCAGCCGCTCGTCCCGCGCGGCTGCATGA
- a CDS encoding D-TA family PLP-dependent enzyme, which yields MNWKNIEGLDGVESPGLLVDSEKIQQNIDRMIEIVGGAEHVDRLFPHVKTHKMPEVTRMQVDAGITKFKAATLSEAQMAAGAGASEVLIAHQLVGPKLDRLATLIEDFPNTKFAVLTDDPQAADAINEKCGDADSPLDVYIDIDCGMHRTGIPLGARSDALRAHIDSLSGLNFAGLHVYDGHLHDPDLQQRTDKVKEILGKVALHENEHPSPRIIVGGSPTFGIWAAETPWHLSPGTTLLWDFGYGDAHPDLPMTIAAALISRVISKPGEGKICIDLGHKSIAAEMPLEKRFQFPDLPDAQPIGQSEEHLVLQTANAASLHVGDIVLAIPRHICPTVALHSHATVVSGGRVTGERWQVTARDR from the coding sequence ATGAACTGGAAAAACATCGAAGGCCTCGACGGCGTGGAATCTCCGGGGCTGCTTGTCGATTCCGAAAAGATCCAACAGAACATCGATCGGATGATCGAAATCGTCGGCGGGGCAGAGCACGTCGACCGTCTGTTTCCGCACGTCAAAACGCACAAGATGCCCGAAGTGACGCGGATGCAAGTCGACGCGGGGATCACGAAATTCAAAGCGGCCACGTTGTCCGAAGCCCAAATGGCCGCCGGCGCTGGTGCCAGCGAGGTCCTGATCGCTCATCAATTGGTCGGCCCCAAGCTCGATCGCTTGGCAACCTTGATCGAAGACTTCCCGAACACAAAGTTCGCGGTCCTCACCGACGATCCGCAAGCCGCCGACGCGATCAACGAAAAGTGTGGCGACGCCGATTCCCCTTTGGATGTCTATATCGATATCGATTGTGGAATGCATCGCACAGGGATCCCGTTGGGAGCTCGAAGCGATGCGTTGCGAGCGCACATCGATTCGCTGTCGGGACTGAATTTTGCCGGCCTGCACGTTTATGACGGCCATCTTCACGATCCCGACTTGCAACAGCGGACCGACAAAGTCAAAGAGATCCTCGGCAAAGTCGCCTTGCACGAGAATGAACATCCGTCGCCGCGGATCATCGTCGGCGGGTCGCCGACGTTTGGCATCTGGGCTGCGGAAACTCCCTGGCATCTCAGCCCCGGGACCACGCTGCTGTGGGATTTTGGATACGGAGACGCCCACCCCGATCTTCCGATGACCATCGCCGCTGCGTTGATCTCGCGCGTGATCAGCAAACCGGGTGAAGGCAAGATCTGCATCGATCTGGGACACAAATCGATCGCCGCTGAAATGCCGTTGGAAAAACGATTCCAGTTCCCCGACCTTCCCGATGCTCAACCGATCGGCCAAAGCGAGGAACACCTCGTCTTGCAAACAGCCAATGCCGCCTCGCTGCATGTCGGCGATATCGTGCTCGCCATCCCTCGACACATCTGCCCGACCGTCGCTTTGCATTCGCATGCTACCGTTGTCAGCGGAGGCCGAGTGACGGGCGAGCGGTGGCAAGTGACCGCTCGCGATCGGTAA
- a CDS encoding AraC family transcriptional regulator: protein MKKQTRPVEVTIPACGVFVLESHHAADFQMEPSRHPFLEIFHVMQGRGTIQIGKHRVACQADDTVIIPPGDEHSIVDDPQDPLSIYGVCIATQLYAWHDAAPQWCKPGLRSVNKLALPGIRDDLRRMLYEQSVPRRGSELTIAGLAIQLLGTLAGDRGPGSLSAPESPSMQGHAQAVAQYIEQLRAHFFDASDIDSAAQQLGISRRRFTELFRQATGQTWLQFLTDQRVQHACHLLKQTDRTVVSIAFECGFEDLSSFYRAFNRRMHVAPNKWRQS from the coding sequence GTGAAAAAGCAAACGCGTCCGGTCGAGGTGACGATCCCCGCCTGTGGCGTGTTTGTTTTGGAAAGCCATCACGCCGCCGACTTCCAGATGGAACCGTCGCGTCATCCCTTCCTGGAGATCTTCCATGTGATGCAGGGGCGTGGGACGATTCAAATCGGCAAACACCGGGTCGCCTGCCAAGCCGACGACACGGTGATCATCCCGCCCGGCGATGAACATTCGATCGTCGACGATCCCCAGGATCCGCTTTCGATCTACGGCGTCTGCATCGCGACGCAGCTTTACGCCTGGCACGACGCAGCGCCGCAGTGGTGCAAGCCGGGGCTGCGATCAGTCAATAAACTCGCCCTGCCGGGAATCCGCGACGACCTGCGACGGATGCTGTACGAACAATCGGTTCCGCGTCGCGGCAGCGAACTGACGATCGCGGGTCTTGCGATCCAACTGTTAGGCACCTTGGCGGGCGACCGCGGTCCGGGCTCGTTGTCAGCCCCTGAAAGCCCGTCGATGCAAGGGCATGCCCAAGCAGTCGCTCAATATATCGAACAACTGCGCGCCCACTTCTTCGACGCGTCGGATATCGATTCCGCCGCGCAACAACTTGGAATCAGCCGCCGCCGCTTTACGGAACTGTTTCGTCAAGCGACGGGCCAAACCTGGCTGCAATTCCTTACCGACCAACGCGTCCAACACGCTTGCCATCTGCTGAAACAGACCGATCGGACGGTCGTATCGATCGCATTTGAATGCGGATTCGAAGATCTGTCGAGCTTCTATCGCGCCTTCAACCGGCGGATGCACGTCGCGCCAAACAAATGGCGACAGAGCTGA
- a CDS encoding DUF1559 domain-containing protein: MRSQRKKTAFTLVELLVVIAIIGILVGLLLPAVQAAREAARRMQCSNNLKQLGLALHNYHDTFKTFPPALLGSGRYNNASYHASNGGIKNTTGWALLLPFFEQSAIADQYDYNVCSSSSSPYGGVVAGDDTINDGLYNIPLDVLACPSDPSSGLVVSTSAGSTSMYSRREAIRTSYVFSVGSFTDYSGPWRSYSGDIRQGVFGNDGAANFAAMTDGTSTTIAIGEATGGAFKTSADYGPWGMTGTHTCCHGYLPGGSTTEVSTTYAAAYTQNYSINGAYNNDALGRTYAWVFSSKHPGGANFVFADGSVHLLTETMNYLTLQQLGYIHDGLPVPSDY, from the coding sequence ATGAGATCGCAAAGAAAAAAGACCGCGTTCACCTTAGTCGAATTGTTAGTCGTGATCGCCATTATCGGAATTCTGGTTGGACTGTTGCTACCCGCGGTACAAGCCGCTCGCGAAGCTGCCCGCCGCATGCAGTGCAGCAACAACCTGAAACAATTGGGACTCGCACTGCACAACTACCACGACACGTTCAAGACATTTCCACCGGCACTGTTGGGATCCGGACGCTACAATAACGCCAGCTACCACGCGTCGAACGGCGGGATCAAAAACACGACGGGATGGGCATTGCTGTTGCCCTTCTTCGAGCAATCGGCGATCGCTGACCAGTACGATTACAACGTCTGTTCCAGCAGCTCCAGCCCCTACGGCGGCGTTGTCGCTGGAGACGATACGATCAACGATGGACTGTACAACATCCCATTGGATGTGCTGGCATGTCCCTCGGATCCAAGCTCCGGCTTGGTCGTTAGCACCTCCGCTGGTAGCACCAGCATGTACTCGCGACGCGAAGCGATTCGCACCAGCTATGTGTTCTCGGTCGGCAGCTTTACCGACTACAGCGGGCCGTGGAGAAGTTACTCGGGCGACATTCGCCAAGGCGTCTTCGGAAACGACGGAGCCGCAAACTTTGCCGCCATGACCGACGGCACATCGACGACGATCGCAATCGGTGAAGCAACCGGCGGCGCGTTCAAGACCTCGGCCGACTACGGGCCTTGGGGTATGACCGGCACGCACACCTGCTGCCATGGCTACCTTCCTGGCGGCAGCACGACCGAGGTTTCTACAACCTACGCAGCGGCGTATACGCAAAACTACAGCATCAACGGTGCCTACAACAACGATGCGTTGGGTCGCACGTATGCGTGGGTCTTCAGTAGCAAGCATCCCGGCGGAGCCAACTTTGTCTTTGCCGACGGGTCGGTCCATCTGCTGACCGAAACGATGAACTATCTGACCCTGCAACAACTGGGCTACATCCACGATGGCCTGCCCGTTCCGTCGGACTACTAA
- a CDS encoding carboxypeptidase-like regulatory domain-containing protein: protein MRYNVIMMLVAAACAGCGSPSTGPSTVSVQGTVTLDGKPVEGADVYFISGQFSSSAKTDAAGVYDLTGGAIPGPNTVYVSKLSIPAGAMAGMEGAIDEGQMMAMAGDPALARSKSGPKQLLPPRYSDPGKTELNVSVPDEGGEAIDFALKSK from the coding sequence ATGCGTTACAACGTCATTATGATGCTCGTCGCGGCCGCCTGTGCCGGCTGCGGTTCTCCGTCGACAGGTCCCTCGACCGTCAGTGTGCAGGGGACCGTGACTCTCGATGGCAAGCCCGTCGAGGGAGCGGATGTCTACTTTATCAGCGGACAGTTCAGCAGTTCGGCCAAAACCGACGCCGCCGGAGTCTATGACCTTACCGGCGGAGCGATCCCCGGGCCCAACACCGTCTACGTCAGCAAGCTGTCGATTCCCGCGGGAGCGATGGCGGGGATGGAGGGAGCGATCGACGAGGGGCAGATGATGGCGATGGCGGGCGATCCGGCACTCGCCCGATCAAAGTCGGGCCCTAAACAGCTGCTGCCGCCGCGCTACAGCGATCCCGGCAAGACGGAGTTAAACGTTTCGGTCCCCGATGAGGGGGGCGAAGCCATCGACTTTGCCTTGAAATCGAAATAA
- a CDS encoding PQQ-binding-like beta-propeller repeat protein: MNFSYRKPALPCLAFLLLTSLASAADPSILSPTEATHLGLEQAWGKTLQAGSGIGRLVDIELHVDETRSRKYIDIFNGDKLVWRKATDQLDPVRGLPMGEEAVRKAAERELLFMKARGAKGEIREKIVPQIWLYALGADGTVQAIDAETGETAWVQRAGDPQQPKFSMGIDDRFVSFLCGATIVQLDATNGNIVNTEPCKTVPMGGATIVGDYVMNPSTSGIEGHFLDDITEPPYLSMTAGHAIGKPRRFPKSLRMAWPTSQELVYCMEVTGSPSELFRIQTTGNVNGRIETVGEDLMFFSSAGGMVYGFQVARIATPLWQYSTGEPMVGDVVALDKQVYATSSYGNLYAFDMTNGQPAWQAPASRVEEVLGSIGDALIVRDSSNHLAVINALNGSRAATAMQNILHRAVVNRGTDRIYLVSDTGYVQCLRPIGRELPEVKIAIEFKPETESTETDKSTQPKPKSDDPFAPAAPGGADPFAAPAGGDPFAAPAGGDPFGAPAGGAMDNADPFGAANPF; encoded by the coding sequence ATGAACTTTTCGTATCGAAAACCGGCGCTGCCATGCCTGGCGTTTCTGCTGCTCACCTCGCTCGCCAGCGCGGCCGATCCCTCGATTTTGTCGCCGACCGAGGCGACTCACCTGGGACTCGAACAAGCCTGGGGCAAGACGCTGCAAGCGGGCTCGGGAATCGGCCGCTTGGTCGATATCGAACTGCACGTCGACGAGACCCGATCGCGGAAGTACATCGACATTTTCAATGGCGATAAACTCGTTTGGCGGAAAGCAACCGATCAACTCGATCCGGTCCGCGGGCTGCCGATGGGCGAAGAGGCGGTTCGCAAGGCAGCCGAACGCGAGCTGCTGTTTATGAAGGCGCGAGGAGCCAAGGGAGAGATCCGCGAAAAGATCGTTCCGCAGATTTGGTTGTACGCCTTGGGAGCCGATGGAACCGTTCAAGCAATCGACGCCGAGACCGGCGAAACCGCCTGGGTTCAACGCGCTGGAGACCCGCAACAACCGAAGTTCTCGATGGGAATCGACGACCGTTTTGTCAGCTTCCTGTGCGGCGCGACAATCGTTCAACTCGATGCGACCAACGGCAACATCGTCAACACCGAACCGTGCAAAACCGTTCCCATGGGAGGCGCGACGATCGTCGGCGACTACGTGATGAACCCTTCGACCTCGGGAATCGAAGGGCACTTCTTAGACGACATCACCGAACCGCCCTACCTCTCGATGACCGCCGGGCACGCGATCGGCAAACCGCGTCGGTTCCCTAAATCGCTGCGGATGGCTTGGCCGACCAGCCAGGAACTCGTCTACTGCATGGAAGTCACCGGATCGCCATCGGAACTGTTTCGGATTCAGACGACCGGAAACGTCAACGGACGGATCGAAACCGTCGGTGAAGATCTGATGTTCTTCAGTTCGGCTGGAGGCATGGTTTACGGATTTCAAGTTGCTCGGATCGCCACGCCGCTGTGGCAATACAGCACCGGTGAACCGATGGTTGGCGACGTCGTCGCACTCGATAAACAGGTCTATGCGACCAGTTCCTACGGCAATCTATACGCTTTCGATATGACCAACGGCCAACCGGCCTGGCAGGCTCCCGCATCGCGCGTCGAGGAAGTCCTCGGATCGATCGGCGACGCGTTGATCGTTCGCGACTCATCAAATCATCTGGCAGTCATCAATGCGTTGAACGGCTCGCGAGCTGCAACGGCGATGCAAAACATCTTGCACCGTGCCGTCGTCAACCGCGGAACCGATCGCATCTATCTCGTCAGCGACACGGGGTATGTTCAGTGTCTGCGACCGATCGGACGCGAACTGCCAGAGGTTAAGATCGCGATCGAATTCAAGCCGGAAACCGAAAGCACCGAGACGGACAAGTCGACTCAGCCGAAACCGAAGAGCGACGATCCGTTTGCCCCGGCCGCTCCTGGTGGTGCCGATCCGTTTGCGGCTCCCGCCGGCGGAGATCCGTTTGCGGCACCGGCTGGTGGCGACCCGTTTGGCGCTCCAGCGGGCGGAGCGATGGATAACGCCGATCCGTTTGGTGCGGCCAATCCGTTTTAG
- a CDS encoding nucleotide pyrophosphohydrolase codes for MAEITIADAQKLVDDWIQTLGVRYFSELTNLAQLTEEVGELARILSRQFGDQVAKPGESPGDAGDELADILFVTICLANQMGIDLSDAFERNLVKKTVRDKDRHVNNPKLCDDQR; via the coding sequence ATGGCTGAAATCACGATTGCCGATGCGCAGAAGTTGGTGGACGATTGGATTCAAACGTTGGGAGTTCGCTACTTCAGCGAACTGACCAATCTCGCTCAGCTGACCGAAGAAGTGGGCGAACTGGCTCGAATCCTCTCGCGTCAGTTTGGCGATCAAGTGGCGAAACCGGGCGAGAGCCCGGGGGATGCCGGAGATGAATTGGCCGATATCCTGTTTGTCACCATCTGTTTGGCAAACCAAATGGGGATCGACTTGAGCGACGCCTTCGAACGGAATCTGGTTAAGAAGACGGTGCGCGACAAGGACCGTCACGTCAACAATCCGAAACTCTGCGACGATCAGCGGTAG
- a CDS encoding FG-GAP repeat domain-containing protein → MAESPASFQVRQLAVDANEGIATADVDGDGKLDLVAGRFWYKNPEWTPRPLRMIEDWNGYVQSNGDYIFDVNQDGRPDVVAGSFIPSEVFWFENPGDPSLKLGKMWNKHLLVDTGQSRNEGVLFEDLDGDGRPEWIANSWAKDVPMYVGLLKPKSEAAGEQAEKKDQKSEAAFSLVPTMIGKSGNGHGVGVGDLNGDGKTDILVGQGWYEQPAENPWSGEWKFHKVWDLHASLPMLIVDVDEDGRNDIIFGKGHDYGLLWWQNTGVDADGEIEFKEHLIDREFSQPHSLAWADLTGDGKPELITGKRYYAHNGNDPGGQEVPCMYYYTVDPKQAKFQRHTIDEGQVGTGLQIVVADFNQDGRNDIAVAGKSGTHLLTNVAK, encoded by the coding sequence ATGGCGGAATCTCCCGCATCGTTCCAGGTGCGGCAATTGGCGGTCGATGCCAACGAAGGGATCGCCACAGCCGACGTCGACGGCGATGGCAAGTTGGATCTTGTCGCCGGGCGATTCTGGTACAAGAATCCCGAGTGGACGCCGCGGCCGCTGCGGATGATCGAGGATTGGAACGGTTATGTTCAGAGCAACGGCGACTATATCTTCGACGTCAACCAAGATGGTCGACCCGATGTGGTCGCCGGATCGTTCATCCCCAGCGAGGTCTTTTGGTTCGAGAATCCCGGCGACCCGAGCCTGAAGCTTGGGAAGATGTGGAACAAACATCTGCTGGTCGATACCGGGCAATCGCGAAACGAAGGCGTATTGTTCGAGGATCTCGACGGCGACGGTCGCCCCGAATGGATTGCTAACAGTTGGGCCAAAGATGTGCCGATGTACGTCGGTCTGCTGAAACCCAAATCGGAAGCGGCGGGGGAACAGGCGGAGAAGAAGGATCAAAAATCGGAAGCCGCCTTTTCGCTGGTGCCAACCATGATCGGCAAGTCGGGAAACGGACACGGTGTTGGCGTCGGAGACCTCAACGGTGATGGCAAGACCGATATCCTGGTCGGCCAGGGTTGGTATGAACAGCCAGCCGAGAATCCTTGGTCGGGCGAGTGGAAGTTCCACAAGGTTTGGGACCTGCACGCGAGCCTGCCGATGTTGATCGTCGATGTCGACGAAGATGGTCGCAACGACATCATCTTCGGCAAAGGGCACGATTACGGATTGCTGTGGTGGCAGAACACCGGCGTCGACGCCGATGGCGAGATCGAATTTAAAGAGCACTTAATCGATCGCGAATTCAGCCAACCGCACTCCTTGGCGTGGGCCGATCTGACCGGCGACGGGAAGCCCGAATTGATCACCGGGAAACGCTACTACGCCCACAACGGCAACGATCCTGGAGGGCAAGAAGTGCCATGCATGTACTACTATACCGTCGATCCTAAACAAGCTAAGTTCCAGCGACACACGATCGATGAAGGGCAGGTTGGAACCGGATTGCAAATCGTTGTCGCCGACTTCAACCAGGATGGTCGCAACGACATCGCGGTTGCCGGGAAAAGCGGAACCCATCTGCTAACGAATGTTGCTAAGTAA